Proteins encoded within one genomic window of Akkermansiaceae bacterium:
- the acs gene encoding acetate--CoA ligase, whose translation MSKSSKAKPTPEVIHKPSKEFSAKARIPSMAAYKKLYKESIDKPEKFWAGEAKELLWQKPWSKVLDWKAPFAKWFDGGKLNVCENCVDRHAVGARKNKAAIIWEGEPGDRRVITYGQLHKEVCRFANVLEKNGIKKNDRVLIYMPMVPEAAIAMLACARIGAVHNVVFGGFASEAILDRLEDSGSVAVITADGGWRRGKIIPLKPAVDEALSRYTAAKIKRVIVLKRTGNDIKMVSGRDSWWHEEVTEVSNKHVAKPFDSEHPLFVLYTSGSTGKPKGILHTSGGYLTGTYATCKYIFDMRDEDVYWCTADVGWITGHSYIVYGPLANGATQVMYEGAPNEPDFGRFWKMIEEYGVTIFYTAPTAIRAFIKAGDHFPAGYDLSSLRLLGSVGEPINPEAWNWYHKHIGGGRCPIVDTWWQTETGAILISPIPGATPCKPGTATHPFFGIDAAILDDAGNECKPNEDGRLVIRKPWPSMTRTIYGDKARFKKTYFSDYPGLYTAGDGARKDKDGNFWIIGRLDDVLNVSGHRLGTAEIESALVAHPAVAEAAVVGRPDDMKGQAVAAFVSLKTGFQESEHLIIELRNHVGKLIGAIAKPDDIYCTPGLPKTRSGKIMRRLLKELVTKGEISGNITTLEDYNVITALQEKVKKK comes from the coding sequence ATGAGCAAGTCATCGAAGGCCAAACCCACGCCGGAAGTCATCCACAAACCCTCGAAGGAATTTTCCGCCAAAGCCCGCATCCCTTCGATGGCGGCTTACAAGAAGCTCTACAAGGAGTCGATCGACAAGCCGGAAAAATTCTGGGCCGGTGAGGCGAAGGAACTCCTCTGGCAGAAGCCGTGGTCGAAGGTTCTGGATTGGAAGGCCCCTTTCGCCAAGTGGTTCGACGGCGGCAAGCTCAACGTCTGTGAGAACTGCGTGGACCGCCACGCCGTCGGCGCGCGCAAGAACAAGGCGGCCATCATCTGGGAGGGGGAACCCGGCGACCGCCGCGTGATCACCTACGGCCAGCTCCACAAGGAGGTCTGCCGCTTCGCCAACGTCCTTGAGAAAAACGGCATCAAGAAGAACGACCGCGTCCTCATTTACATGCCGATGGTTCCGGAGGCGGCCATCGCCATGCTGGCCTGTGCGCGGATCGGCGCGGTCCACAACGTGGTCTTCGGCGGCTTCGCTTCCGAGGCAATCCTCGACCGGCTGGAGGACTCCGGCTCCGTCGCGGTGATCACCGCCGACGGCGGCTGGCGGCGCGGGAAGATCATTCCGCTCAAACCCGCCGTGGATGAGGCTCTGTCCCGCTACACCGCCGCGAAGATCAAGCGCGTGATCGTGCTCAAACGGACCGGAAACGACATCAAGATGGTGTCCGGCCGCGACTCCTGGTGGCACGAGGAGGTCACCGAAGTGTCCAACAAGCATGTGGCGAAGCCTTTCGATTCCGAACATCCGCTCTTCGTTCTCTACACCTCCGGCTCGACCGGAAAGCCAAAGGGCATCCTCCATACCTCCGGCGGCTACCTCACCGGCACCTACGCGACCTGCAAGTACATCTTCGACATGCGGGATGAGGACGTCTACTGGTGCACCGCCGATGTCGGCTGGATCACCGGCCACTCCTACATCGTCTACGGCCCGCTGGCCAATGGCGCGACCCAGGTGATGTATGAAGGGGCTCCGAACGAGCCGGACTTCGGCCGCTTCTGGAAGATGATCGAGGAATACGGTGTGACCATCTTCTACACCGCCCCCACCGCCATCCGCGCCTTCATCAAGGCCGGCGACCATTTCCCGGCCGGCTACGACCTTTCCTCCCTCCGACTGCTCGGCTCCGTGGGGGAACCGATCAATCCCGAGGCCTGGAACTGGTATCACAAGCACATCGGCGGCGGGCGCTGCCCCATCGTCGATACCTGGTGGCAGACGGAAACCGGTGCGATCCTCATTTCACCGATCCCCGGCGCGACGCCCTGCAAGCCCGGTACCGCCACCCATCCGTTCTTCGGCATCGATGCCGCCATCCTCGATGACGCCGGCAACGAGTGCAAACCGAACGAGGACGGCCGCCTCGTGATCCGCAAGCCATGGCCGTCCATGACCCGCACGATCTACGGCGACAAGGCCCGCTTCAAGAAAACCTACTTCTCCGACTATCCGGGCCTCTACACCGCGGGTGACGGCGCGCGCAAGGACAAGGACGGCAACTTCTGGATCATCGGCCGTCTTGACGACGTGCTGAACGTCTCCGGCCACCGTCTCGGCACGGCGGAGATCGAGAGCGCGCTGGTCGCCCACCCTGCGGTGGCGGAGGCCGCCGTTGTCGGCCGTCCGGATGACATGAAGGGCCAGGCGGTCGCCGCCTTCGTCAGCCTGAAGACCGGCTTCCAGGAGTCCGAGCATCTCATCATCGAGCTCCGCAACCACGTCGGTAAGCTCATCGGCGCGATCGCCAAACCGGATGACATCTACTGCACTCCCGGCCTGCCAAAGACGCGCTCCGGCAAGATCATGCGCCGCCTGCTCAAGGAATTGGTCACCAAAGGCGAGATCAGCGGGAACATCACCACCCTGGAGGACTACAACGTCATCACCGCACTCCAGGAAAAGGTGAAGAAAAAATAA